One Serratia liquefaciens genomic window, TGAGTTTGGAGTGATTAAAGATATAACCCGCCATTATATGCGGCAGCATGCTGCCGCAAAATCTACATCGTTGGTTGGGAAAAGTTGGCAGGCGTTTCGCGCTCATCCGCATCCTTATCGTGCATTGTGGCGTAAATCAAAAGTGGCGGGAAAATTGCTGGTCACGGGGCGTTTTGGGGAACTGCGTGGTAGCCTGCAGCGTGTGGCGAGGAACACCGCCAATACACCGATGCCTATGGTAAATATTGATACTGACCATATCGTTATTTTGACGACTCGGCATACGCTGTTCGTTGCCCATCTACTGGAAAAAACACTCAATGAAGTAGGCCGCGGTGTCACCATAATCGAAGCTTATTCTGCCGAAGCGGACAACGGGCAATTGCACATTGTTATCTGTCCACAAATCTTCGCCGAATTACCGCAGAATTTCGTTGCTTTCCAGATGGAGCAATCCATTAACCCTCGTTGGTTTACACCGGAATATTTTGCAACTCTTGAACGCGCAATGGCGATATTTGATTACTCTTTGACCAATATCAACTATCTGCTGGAGCACGGCATTCCTTATCAGAAGCTGTTCTACCTACCCATTGCTTCCTATGCTGATTACGATGTGCAGTTGAAACAGAAGGGGCATCAGCTAGAGGGGGAAGGGAAGCCGATCGACATCTTGTTCTATGGTGACACTAATTGCGATCGTCGCCGCCATTACCTCGAGCAATTGGGCCAGCGCTTTAATGTCCACATTGCTTCGGGCGTATTCGGTGATGATTTAACCCGGTTGGTTAAAAGCGCCAAGTTGGTGATAAATTTACACTATTATGAAAATGCGCTGCTTGAGACCACTCGTATCTATGAGGTGTTATCGCTGGGGACGCCAATTGTCAGTGAAGAAAGTGTTGATATCGCAGAACACACTCATCTAATTGATATAATTGATTTTTCTCCCATTGGTGATATTGAGGCGATGGCGGAAAAAATCGAGCGTCTTCTGAATGAATCGGAATACTACGCCAACCGCAAGAAAGATATAGCTGCTTTTACGCACAGCGATAATATGTTTGATGCTTATTTCAAACGATACCTGCTGGCGAATGATTTAATCGACTTCGCGACCTATAAAAATGGCGTTGATTTTATCCCTAAAGTTGAGGCGGATATTCCAAAGCTTTGCTTGTCTCTAACCGAAACACCGGTGCGTAAACAAGACTTCTTGAGCAAACCTACTCATGGCTTCAAGGTAATTGAAGGTGTGCGCCATCGTATTGGGTGGATTGGATGTGGTATGAGTTACAAATATATGCTGTCCGTGCTCGCCGATCGCGATACCGAAATCGCAATGATCTGTGAAGATGATGCCTTGTTCCCGGAAGATTTCGACATCAAACTTGAAAAGATTGTCGCTTACCTGGAAAAGAGCAACTGGGACTGGCATATTTTCTCCGGCATTATTGCGCATTTGAATGAAGACACCGAGATTTTGGCTGTAGAGGAAGTGGATGGCATCGAATATATTTACATTAACCGTATGACCAGTACGGTAATGAATATTTATTCACGCCGTGGCATTGAAGCCGTCAGCCATTGGGATGAAAGTAATGTCGATGCGCAAACCAATACGATAGATCGTTATCTGGAGTCGGTGCCAAATCTGGTTGTGGTCACTACACTGCCATTCCAGGTCGGCCATGCGGAAGATCAAACCTCGACACTGTGGGGGTTTGTTAACACGCAATACCTGGATATGATCAGTGAAAGCGAGCGCTTGCTGCAGGAAAAAGTAGATGCCTTTAAGGCAGCGAAAGTGCTTCAACCAGCGTAACAGAGAACTGTGTTGCCAACTTTAATAGCGGCCCCCTTTGGTGGGCCGTTTTTTTCTCTTTACTGAACAGTATTTCCTGATTATGTGACCTATCGCACCAATCACTACCCACGCGGCTCAATCCTGAGTTAACATGTGTGCCACATCACAAAACCTGTTGGCCACAGTTGTTAACAGGGTCATCCTCAGACAGGAGTTCTTCAATGTCCAAGCAACAAATCGGCGTTGTCGGCATGGCGGTAATGGGCCGCAATCTGGCACTGAACATCGAAAGCCGTGGTTACACCGTTTCGATCTTTAACCGTTCAGGCGATAAAACTGATGAAGTTATTGCCGAGAATCCAGGTAAAAACCTGGTGCCGCACTACACCGTCGAAGAGTTCGTTGAATCGCTGGAAAAACCACGCCGCATCTTGCTGATGGTGAAAGCGGGTGAAGCGACTGACAAGACCATTGC contains:
- a CDS encoding GT99 family glycosyltransferase N-terminal domain-containing protein, with amino-acid sequence MFATFLPPYPFRGVKAPYLWIFYRLLSSLKERSLFITGEDYLLLPDEWRATGRWEFDIPTMNNLGYSIPSAELLASHDYYYLNDSVFEKLLASCNHNPILAFKKMLTQRIPELENELLDYLSRYEPGKIEGILSICNCPSLEAVAESLAIPVLHFEVGPLRAPTYFSTGYLDFTGVNGHTEAEKRYLDVREQCQVDVSISELHRYFLRVPFVDEQQADADLGIVLQVEDDSNLIAYGNDFDNLTLLSYARTQKPQQKLLIRTHPGSQFQIKDGDYEIDSSVSSLAFVQRCRHILTINSSVGLEGVLTETPTTVIGDSSYKYVTLAEDEQEKANRLAFYLFSYLVPFDLLFDIDYLRFRLSRPDEKAIVGCHIDFYSTEKEGLLKMQGLTLGELLSKQVKQENEKQSELQHKISDAEHHLVTEIEEKQKMLTSMQEQLLLLQENMRCQAEENITLQESLIKQREQQILTHQMLENAEKEGQHLRSAESESLRVQVEKLNNQLSETHSEMINIRRSLSWRLTVPVRMLGRAVRGEFGVIKDITRHYMRQHAAAKSTSLVGKSWQAFRAHPHPYRALWRKSKVAGKLLVTGRFGELRGSLQRVARNTANTPMPMVNIDTDHIVILTTRHTLFVAHLLEKTLNEVGRGVTIIEAYSAEADNGQLHIVICPQIFAELPQNFVAFQMEQSINPRWFTPEYFATLERAMAIFDYSLTNINYLLEHGIPYQKLFYLPIASYADYDVQLKQKGHQLEGEGKPIDILFYGDTNCDRRRHYLEQLGQRFNVHIASGVFGDDLTRLVKSAKLVINLHYYENALLETTRIYEVLSLGTPIVSEESVDIAEHTHLIDIIDFSPIGDIEAMAEKIERLLNESEYYANRKKDIAAFTHSDNMFDAYFKRYLLANDLIDFATYKNGVDFIPKVEADIPKLCLSLTETPVRKQDFLSKPTHGFKVIEGVRHRIGWIGCGMSYKYMLSVLADRDTEIAMICEDDALFPEDFDIKLEKIVAYLEKSNWDWHIFSGIIAHLNEDTEILAVEEVDGIEYIYINRMTSTVMNIYSRRGIEAVSHWDESNVDAQTNTIDRYLESVPNLVVVTTLPFQVGHAEDQTSTLWGFVNTQYLDMISESERLLQEKVDAFKAAKVLQPA